The window GAGGTGGTGGCGCGCGCGGTGGCGGCCAGCCCGGTGCCGGTGGTATCGGGCGTGGGGCACGAGACCGACTTCACCATTGCCGACTTCGTCGCCGACGTGCGCGCGCCGACGCCGACCGCCGCGGCCGAGCTGGTGAGTCCGGACCGCGCCCAGCTGCTGCGGCAGGCCGCGCGCGAGCGCGAGCGCCTCGTGCGCGCCATGCGCGCGGCCATGGACCGCCGTGCCCAGCACCTCGACTGGCAGGCGCGCCGCCTGCGCAGCCCGCAGGCGCAACTGCAGGAACACCGCGCCCGCGTCGACAACCTGGCGCGCCACCTGCGGGCCGCCCTGCAGAGCGGGCTGGTCGCGCGCCGCCACCGCCAGCAGCTGCTCGGCATGCGCTGGGCGGCGGCCCGTCCCGACGTGGCGCCGGTGCGCGCCGAGCTCGGCCGCCTCGCGCTGCGCCTGCAGGCCGCCGCCGCGCGCGGGCAGGAGCGGGCCGCGCAGCGCCTGCACCGCGCCGCCGGTGCGCTTGAGCTGCTGGCGCCGCAGCGCACGCTCGAGCGCGGCTATGCAGTGCTGCTCGATGCGCGCGGCAAGGCCTTGCGCGCACCCTCCGAATTGCGCGCCGGCAGCGTGGTGGAGGCCCACCTGGCGGAGGGCGTGGCCGATCTCGCCATCGCCAGCGTGCAGCCCAAGCTGTCCGACTTCTGAGGCGCGGCGGGGCGATCCGGAATGAAGGGGATAGGGACGCAGGGGCATTGCCGGGTGCGTTTGCGCGGGTCTGGCAAGTCCCCTACAATCTTTTATTCCTGACCCACAACCCGCAGAGACAGAACAATGGAACATACTCTCCCCCCGCTTCCCTACGCACATGATGCGCTCGCTCCGCACATCTCGAAGGAGACCCTGGAGTTCCATCATGACAAGCATCACCAGACCTACGTCACGAACCTGAACAACCTGATCAAGGGCACCGAGTTCGAGAACGCCACGCTGGAAGAGATCGTCAAGAAGTCGTCCGGCGGTATCTTCAACAACGCCGCCCAGGTCTGGAACCACACCTTCTATTTCAACGGCCTGTCGCCCAAGGGCGGCGGCGCTCCGGCCGGCGCGCTGGCCGACGCCATCAACGCCAAGTGGGGCAGCTTCGACAAGTTCAAGGAAGAGTTCACCAAGACCGCCGTGGGCACCTTCGGTTCGGGCTGGGCCTGGCTGGTCAAGAAGGCCGACGGTTCGCTGGACCTGGTCTCGACCTCGAACGCCGCCACCCCGCTGACCACCGACGCCAAGCCGCTGCTGACCTGCGACGTGTGGGAACACGCCTACTACATCGACTACCGCAATGCCCGTCCGAAGTACGTCGAGGCATTCTGGAACCTGGTCAATTGGGAATTCGTCGGCCAGAACTTCGCCGGCTGATTGCCGCCGGTGTCTCACGGGCCGCCAGCGGCCCGCGAGACACGTGCATGACAATCCTTGGCAATGCCGTCTGCCTTACCTGACGGCTGCCTGTCCGAGAGGCTGTTCACGCCCTCGGCAAGACAGCGCATCGAAGCCCCGGAGATTCCGGGGCTTTTTGTTTGTGCTCCGGCACGCTCCGGGGCCTGCCGTGGCTGAGGTCGCAGTTTGACTGCAGGCGCGCATCTTCCGGTATCTCCATTCGATTGTCTCCAGAAGTCCGTCGATCTGCGCAGAAGCTGCCGGGGGCAGGCGCTGGCCGGCCGCGGCGGCCTGGATCACCCCGTCGGCTTCGTCTCTATGCTCGCGTGCTGGACCACACCGACGGCTTCGCCATGCGTGGCACTTTGCTGAACCACCCCTCTCCCCCACCTTCTCCCCGTGCGGGGAGAGGGAGCCAAGACCTCGTGCTTGGCGATTGGTGTTGGCGCATCGCGTCGTCCCGACTTGCGGCGCAATTCAATTGAGCTTGACCACAGTTGATTTCTAGAATCGTCGCAGGCTGATAGACGGAGGGACACCGTGCGACGAGCAGTGAGAGAAGCCGCTGGCCAGCGCCGCGCCGGCGGCGCACACCGGGATAGCGGTTCGACGCGGGGTGCCAGATGACCGGCGCCATGGAGCAGATGGCCCTGGCCGGCATCCGGGTACTGGATCTGTCACGGATCCTCGCGGGCCCGAGCGCGACGCAGCTGCTGGGCGATCTCGGTGCCGATGTCGTCAAGGTGGAGCGGCCCGGCGAGGGCGATGACACGCGCAAGTGGGGCCCGCCCTATATCCAGGATGCGAACGGCAACCCGACCGACGAGAGCGCCTACTACCTGAGCGCCAACCGCAACAAGCGCTCGATCGCGCTGGACCTGGCGTGCGACGAGGACCAGGCCCTGATCCACCGCTTGCTGGAGCGCGCGGACGTCCTGGTGGAGAACTACAAGGTCGGCGGCCTCGCCCGCTACGGCCTGTCCTACGAGCAGCTCAGGGAGCGGTATCCCAGGCTGGTCTATTGCTCCATCACCGGCTTCGGCCAGACGGGGCCCTATGCGGAGCGGCCCGGCTACGATTTCCTGATCCAGGGCATGGGCGGCATCATGAGCCTGACAGGCGAGCCCGAGGGGCAGCCGATGAAGGTCGGTGTCGGTATTGCGGATGTGATGACGGGAATGTATGCGGCGGTCGGGATCCTGGCAGCGCTGCATCATCGGAACCAGCATGGCGAAGGCCAGCATATCGACATCTCCCTGCTCGATGCGCAGATCGCCTGGCTGGTCAACGGCGCCACCAACTACCTGGCCGACGGGAAGCTGCCGAGGCGCCTGGGCAACGGCCATCCGAACATCGTTCCCTACCAGGTCTTCGACACCGCCGATGCGCCGATGATCCTTGCCGTGGGCAATGATGCGCAGTTCGAGCGCTTCTGCCGCGTAGCCGACCTGGTGCCGCTGACGTGCGATGCCAGGTTCAGCACCAATCCGGCGCGCGTCGCGCATCGGGAGGCGCTGTGCGAGCGGGTCGCCGCCGCGCTGGGCCGGCGCGGGCGGGCCGACTGGCTGGCGGCGCTGGAAGCGGCCGGCGTGCCGTGCGGCCCCGTGAACAACCTCGAGGAAGTCTTCGGCGATCCCCATGTCAAGGCACGCGGGGTCGAGGTCCGCGTGCCGTGCGAGTGGGCCGGCGATGGACATGTCAGGCTGCTGGCCAACCCGCTGAAGCTGTCGCGCACACCGGCGACCTACCGCAGGCCGCCGCCGCGCCTGGACGAGCATCGCCGCGCGATCCTGAGCGACTGGCTGCCTGACTGACACGAAGACGAAGACGAAGACGAAGACAAAAACGAAAACGAAAACGAAAACGAAGGCGAAGACGACACCGCAGGAGAAGACATGTTCGAACTCACCGCACAACAGAAGGCACTTCAGGGCAGGGCGCGCGAGCTCGCGCAGGGCGTGTTCGCCCCCACCGCCGCCGCCACCGACGAGACGGAGGCCTATCCGTGGGCGAATGTCGAGCGCCTGCGCGCCGAGGGCTTCATGGGGATGACGATCCCCAAGGCGCTCGGCGGGCAGGGCCGCAGCTATCACGATACCGTCATCGTGATCGAGGAGATGGCCAAGGCCTGCGCCACCATGGGGCGCATCACGGTCGAGGCCAACCTGGGCGCGATCGGCGCCATCATGCGCTACGGCACCGACGCGCAGCGCCGGCTCGCGGCCGAGGCCGTGCTCGGCGGCGACAAGCCGGCCATCTGCATCTCCGAGCCGAACGCCGGCAGCGCGGCCAGCGAGATGACGACGCGCGCGGACCGCCTGGGCGATCACTACATCCTCAACGGCGAGAAGTACTGGATCACCGGCGGCGGCGTGTCCCGGCTGCATCTCATCTTTGCCCGCGTCTTCGACGATGGCATCGAGCAGGGTATCGGCGCCTTCCTCTGCATGCGCGACGGCGACAGCCCGCAGGGCCTGGTGGTGGGCCGGCGGCTGTATGCGATGGGGGTGCGGGGCATTCCGGAAACCCATCTCGAGTTCCACGACCTCAAGCTCCACAAATCCATGCTGGTGGTGCCGCCGGGCGGGCTGCAGCGCGGCTTCGCGGCCCTGATGAACGCCTACAACGCGCAGCGCGTCGGTGCCGGCACGGTGGCATTGGGCATCGCCCAAGGGGCCTATGAAGAGGCCGTGGCCTATGCGAAATCCCGCGAGCAGTTCGGACGCCCGATCGCGGAGTTCCAGGGCCTCCAGTGGATGATCAGCGATATGTCGATCCAGCTCGAGGCCGCCCGCCTGCTGCTGCACGCGGCCGCATGCAGCGGCGCAGATTTCCCCGACATCGCCATGGCCGCCCGCGCCAAGATCTTCGCCGCCGAGACCGCCAACAAGGTCGCCAGCGATGCCCTGCAGGTCCACGGCTCCTCGGGCTACGGCCGCCACCTGCCGATGGAGCGGCACGTGCGCGACGCCAGGATGTTCACCATCGCCGGCGGGACCGCGCAGATCCTGCGGACGCAGGTGGCCGGGAGCATCCTGGGCATGAAGCTGCCGCAGACCAGGCAGGGGTACCTGGCGCGGTAAGCCGGACGTCGCGGCGCGCCGGAGCGCGCTGCGCAGGCCTCAGGCCGTCTTCTTCGCCGGCAGCGTCTTCGCCTGCTGCCACAGCGCCCACGCCGCGGGCGAGAGGCGCTTCTCGCTCAGGCACGCCAGGCCGATGCGGCGCGATGCGCGCGGCGCGAGGCTGCGATACACCACGCCCTCGAACCTGGCCGGCGCGGCCAGCGCGGCGATGATGGACACGCCTTGCCCGCGCGCCACGAATTCCAGGATCGACAGCAGCTGGGACAGCTCGTGCGTCACCGTGGGGCGTATCTCGGAGCGCGCGAACAGCCGCGAGACCAGCTCCTGGGAACCCGCGTGGGTCAGGACCAGGGGATAGGCGGCGAGATCCTTCAGCGAGACCGTCGCGCGCGCGGCCAGCGGGTGCTGCTCGGGCAGTACCGCGACGAATTCATCGACCGCGAGGGGATGGGTGTCGAACTGCGCCTTGGGCAGCGTCACCACGCCGATCTCGATGCGTTTCTCCACCAGGTCCTGCTCGATCTCCGCATCCGGCTTCTCGGTGACATAGACCTCGATACCCGGATAGCGCGCCTTGAACTTCTCCAGCAGCGGCGGCAGCAGGTTCAGCGAAGAGCTGGGACCGAAGGAGCCGATGCGCAGCTTCCCCGTCTTCAGCCCCGCGCTGGCGGCGGCGGTCGTCTGCA of the Cupriavidus malaysiensis genome contains:
- the xseA gene encoding exodeoxyribonuclease VII large subunit, which encodes MTDFQNFQRETRSPAPAGGREVIPVGELNHAIASLLERSFPLAWVRGEISNFTRAASGHWYFSLKDARAQIRCVMFRGRNQHVDFAPREGEAVEVRALVSMYEARGEVQLNVEAMRRAGVGNLYEAFLRLKEKLAAQGLFDPARKRELPAHPRTIGVVTSLQAAALRDVLTTLRRRAPHVPVVVYPVPVQGAGAAEKIAAMLELAGRRAECDVLILCRGGGSIEDLWSFNEEVVARAVAASPVPVVSGVGHETDFTIADFVADVRAPTPTAAAELVSPDRAQLLRQAARERERLVRAMRAAMDRRAQHLDWQARRLRSPQAQLQEHRARVDNLARHLRAALQSGLVARRHRQQLLGMRWAAARPDVAPVRAELGRLALRLQAAAARGQERAAQRLHRAAGALELLAPQRTLERGYAVLLDARGKALRAPSELRAGSVVEAHLAEGVADLAIASVQPKLSDF
- the sodB gene encoding superoxide dismutase [Fe], producing the protein MEHTLPPLPYAHDALAPHISKETLEFHHDKHHQTYVTNLNNLIKGTEFENATLEEIVKKSSGGIFNNAAQVWNHTFYFNGLSPKGGGAPAGALADAINAKWGSFDKFKEEFTKTAVGTFGSGWAWLVKKADGSLDLVSTSNAATPLTTDAKPLLTCDVWEHAYYIDYRNARPKYVEAFWNLVNWEFVGQNFAG
- the acdA gene encoding 3-sulfinopropanoyl-CoA desulfinase — translated: MFELTAQQKALQGRARELAQGVFAPTAAATDETEAYPWANVERLRAEGFMGMTIPKALGGQGRSYHDTVIVIEEMAKACATMGRITVEANLGAIGAIMRYGTDAQRRLAAEAVLGGDKPAICISEPNAGSAASEMTTRADRLGDHYILNGEKYWITGGGVSRLHLIFARVFDDGIEQGIGAFLCMRDGDSPQGLVVGRRLYAMGVRGIPETHLEFHDLKLHKSMLVVPPGGLQRGFAALMNAYNAQRVGAGTVALGIAQGAYEEAVAYAKSREQFGRPIAEFQGLQWMISDMSIQLEAARLLLHAAACSGADFPDIAMAARAKIFAAETANKVASDALQVHGSSGYGRHLPMERHVRDARMFTIAGGTAQILRTQVAGSILGMKLPQTRQGYLAR
- a CDS encoding CaiB/BaiF CoA transferase family protein — protein: MTGAMEQMALAGIRVLDLSRILAGPSATQLLGDLGADVVKVERPGEGDDTRKWGPPYIQDANGNPTDESAYYLSANRNKRSIALDLACDEDQALIHRLLERADVLVENYKVGGLARYGLSYEQLRERYPRLVYCSITGFGQTGPYAERPGYDFLIQGMGGIMSLTGEPEGQPMKVGVGIADVMTGMYAAVGILAALHHRNQHGEGQHIDISLLDAQIAWLVNGATNYLADGKLPRRLGNGHPNIVPYQVFDTADAPMILAVGNDAQFERFCRVADLVPLTCDARFSTNPARVAHREALCERVAAALGRRGRADWLAALEAAGVPCGPVNNLEEVFGDPHVKARGVEVRVPCEWAGDGHVRLLANPLKLSRTPATYRRPPPRLDEHRRAILSDWLPD
- a CDS encoding LysR family transcriptional regulator, with the translated sequence MPDIAQSTPTLRQLELFLSLASSDGIASAGARLGMTPSATSHALRALETVLGTAVVDRNGSHLALTHAGQLILPHVRDVFMALHLVQTTAAASAGLKTGKLRIGSFGPSSSLNLLPPLLEKFKARYPGIEVYVTEKPDAEIEQDLVEKRIEIGVVTLPKAQFDTHPLAVDEFVAVLPEQHPLAARATVSLKDLAAYPLVLTHAGSQELVSRLFARSEIRPTVTHELSQLLSILEFVARGQGVSIIAALAAPARFEGVVYRSLAPRASRRIGLACLSEKRLSPAAWALWQQAKTLPAKKTA